The sequence TGGAATGGGCAGTGGCTGGCGGGTTGCTCAAAACTCCTGTGTTGGTTTTCTGCCTGTGTGGGGCCTCCTCACCCCACcacggggcagggggagccACTTTCGCCCTTCTGCCATGGCTCGGGGGTTTCTTCCAAGCCCAGCCATGCTTGGAGGTGACTCCTCTTTCCTTCTAAAGGATGGAGCTGGGTATGAAACACTGGTAAAGGCAAGCTGTTTGGCTTCCTTCAGCCCCGCTGTGTTCATGGACTGTCAGACTCAGCATCCTTGTTTCTTTAATTAGGAAGCACCTATAAACCCAACTGCAGTTTGTGTTCCTGTGGGAGGGAGGCAGTTATGAGATTTAAGGAGGAGACATGTCCTGGGGAAGTTTTAGTCATGCATTCCTCCAAacctggaaggagaaaaaatgaccctccagctctgcactgGAGCACAGCAGTGTCATTCCTTACCTCACTGTACTCAAAACTTGATTTCACAGTTCATCTGAGGAACAACCAAGGTAAAACCTGCCTGGGAACAGGAGCTgaccagaaaacacaaaagcaagagCTGTGCTTGAAAAAATGGCCCTTTTTGGCAAAAATCTGTACTGTCAGGGATCTGTTGGCACTTCTGGAATCTCCTTAACATATTTGTAATGCTTGTCCGTATGTTCTGTTTATCAGATCCCGGGTTTACAGTAAACATAAGCTAAtaaccatttttttcagagtattttcttGGATCATTCccagttaaaaggaaaaaaaaaatgcccatgGAAAAAGGTCCATTTTCAGAGTCTTCCCCTGTGATGCAGCTTTGATCTCGCATTCCAAGAAGGCAGCTGAAGCCCCCTCACCTGGTTTTGGGTTGCTGGCACTGAACAGGAACACTGgctcagcatcccagtgggcttGGGACACAGCCCTAAGCAGAAATCTCCTTGATGTGAAAACCACCACCTGGGAGCCAGGGGGTCCCCAAGGGCAGAGAAAGGCTGTGATACTCTGCTGGTGAAGACCACTGAGGGAGATGCCATGGGGCTGAGCAGGCACCTTCCTCTGAGGTGCCTTGGAGGATGTTGCCACGACTCTGCCCAGGCTGTGGCTCTCACCCAGCTCAGGACCTTTGCCTTCCCTAGCTCATACTGCTTGtcatgttggcttttttttttttttcttttccctgaaagGATCAGACTTTCTGGTGACCTTATCCTGCCCTCAGAAAGTCAATGTAAATGTGCAAATGTCATTGTGGAATTTACCCAGCAAGGAAAAGATAACCTGGATTTCTCCTCCACCAGCTGAGCAAGGCTGGGGAGTGCTGCATGGAGGTGCCTTTCCCTTGTCTGGAGCTGAAACCTTCCAGCACACTCCTCCCATGGCAGCTGCtgtcccattaaaaaaaaaaaaaaaaaaaagacacagccTATAAAGATCCCAAAGTCACTGAAAGGCAGGTTATTCCTAaattaacagaacaaaaagttttcctttgattaataaaatgcaaaggcatCATGGGTTTAGTGTGGCTTCAGGTGGGTGTTCTCCATCCCTCTTCATCACTTCATAGCTCAAGCAAGTctccagctgcccagcaggCACCTCAATTAATCTCTGGTCATCATGCACTCAAGAACTGTCTATGGGGGTGTTCTTCAGAAAGTGCCTTTAGGGTGCAAAGGGGTTGTGAGCCTTTGAGTCCTGCTCAGTGCATTGGAGAGAGACATGTCCAAATGTCACATGCTGGATGTGTGACCAGACCTTGACACTTCTCTCTGCTGGTGGAGGTTTTGTTGCTTATGTCTGATAAACATTTACATGTTTTGATTGTTATGGGTCCCCAAGCCACTCCATGCGATGCTCGTGGGATACTCATTTGCTGCTTGGTCTTTAGACCTCAACCCGTGAGTGACATGGCGACATCTCTGTTGGGGGACAAAGGTGCAAGCTGCAGGAAGGCCATCAGCAGTGACTACAAGATGTTCACCCAACGCCCATTGCTTCACGTTGCTGGTCATTCAGCAGGGCAAGGCCCTGGGGACCCTTGCGTGGGGTGATGTGCAAGGGGGTGGAGAAGGTTACACCATCAGGCAtgtcctcctcctctgcctcccagctgcCTTGTCCCTTGTCCATGATGGGGCCCATCTGGTGTGCCTCAGACCACAGAGGCTCCTTCACACCTCAACAGGAGTTCAGCTGGGATGGTGGCTTTCACCACAGCACATTCTTAAGCACTTCTTCCTGCTGTGACCACCTCCATACCCTGCTCCGCCCCAGAAGAGCTCTACCAGCCCTCCATGGGCATCAGCTCTgcatcctcttcctccagcacagcagtttGTCACATCTGTCCGCCAGCCCCACCACACTCGGACCATATTTCATACAGGGCAGCTTTCTATGAGAAAggtcagggtgctgggggaggaggcTACAGTTAACATGCCTGGCAGAAGCCTCCAGAAACACAATTTAATAAAAGTGAAGTCAAGCAGCACATACTTGCTTTAacctttttaattcttttcccaTCCCATTATTAGTGCAAATAGCAAAACCCCATGAGACACCACATCAGAGCTGAGCTCTAGACCTAAGCTAGCTCTCCAGGGAAATAAACCCAGCTCTCCTGCTTTACTTGGGGAGTGCTGATTTAACATCCCTACCCCAAAAGAGGAAAACCCCACTGAAATGGAGATTTTCTCcatctcccctgcctgctggctcTGCTTGAGTCCCCCTCATCACTGAACCTCTCTCCAAAGGGTATCATTTTTGTTATCTCTCTTTTATCCAGGGGGAAACCTGCCCTACCAACAGCCCCCAAATCCTGTTTTAGTCCCCACACTGCCAGAATGTTTTATCCTGGGAAACTTGGAACTGAGGGCTCGtgggacaaaaaaacccaacaaaacacaaacatcaTTTCTGGCCCATGGGGACCAACCCAATGGACTTGGTAGGGTTGGGTGGACACTGCTGGTTGGCTATGTGTCCACAGCTGTCCACATGCTCCTCCAGGCTTGGCTCAGCTGTGCTCGATCTGAAGGTATCAGAGACACCTGCACAGACTGGCATTGATAAGGCAGGACTCCAGGAAGACCTGAGCCTTTCTGGAGTGGTACAGGGAGGACATACAGACCCCCTCAGGGGCCTGGACACCTGTGCACCAGTGACTGAACTGAGCTGTGAGAGTCTTTCCCCAAACGCAGAGCCCCCAAGATTTATTGCAATCACCCAAACTCAGCCACAcatcttctcccttcccctaGGTGATGAGATCCTCAGCTGGTACGGGCTCAAATTCTCCATTATTCACTGAggcaaccaaaaaaaaaaatagtgttgtggtgctttttctttcctttccttaatAAGGTTTTACACCTTTGTGGGGCTGAGTGCCTTACAGAGGATCGAGTTAACACCTCAGCAGACTGAACAGTAGTCGTGGGGAATGCTGTCACTCTCTGCAAGATCTCCATCTGCTCCAGCTCAGTTCAACACGGAGCAGCTTCGCCAGCACTCATGTTTTATGGGTACACCCATCAGGGAAAACCCATGGGCTTCTGTAACTAAAGAAATCATGTTGAGAGAAATAAATCTATGtcgggggtttttttccccctagtcCCAGTCTATGCTGGGGCATGACTGCAGAGGCTTTGTCACCCTCGGTGAGGTCATAGCGCAATGCAGACCAGAGCCACGGCTGCTGGGTCCAAGAGGGGCAAAACCAGTTTGATTTTCAGCTGGaactttcagaaagcattttagGAAGTTCTAATAAATTGTCCCCATGCGAAACCTGTCTCAGCACCAGTAGCTCTGGACCCTGACTGCCTCAGTTGGTAATAAATTCAGCACCAATGCAACCACGAGTAGTTGGAGAATTTCCCCCAAACACAGATGTGAATAGGCCTGGGCACCTCTGAAGCCAGAGCTGAAATGGCAGGACTGGGGTTTGTGATGGTGATGGAGCTGAGGAAGAGCACCCAGATGTGTGAGGAGTGGTCTCAATGTCTGTTACCAGGTCAAAGACAACTTTTAAAACCATTAGCTGCATGTTATCCACTTCCCACTGCCTAGTTTTGGCCAATCCATGGCACAGCCTAAGGAAGACTAAAATGGAGTAGGGGAATAAAGGGAGAGGGGGGCGGGGAATAAAAAGAAGACAATTTAGGATGCCTCCTGGacaaaagcatctttttaaaagctcaAGTTCATGGGATGACACTCCCAAGGAAGTGATGGAAAATGTGTTGCTTAAAGTCCTGTTGAATCATCCCAAGGGATGCGCTGGAGGGAGCAATAGTGTATAAGCCCACAgatggagcagggctggaggaaacCTTCCATTCCCATGGCCACACAAATTGTTCAAACCTGGgaaaagtgacagaaataattcaaaCCTGGGGACTACATGGCCATTTCCAACTGATGCTGTAGAGCTGTGCCCCCTAAAACCCATGTAACCCTCTGGGAGCGCCCAAGGAGGACTGAGAGGCTTAAGAGCAGCTCTTTTGCATAGCAGTGAGTAGGTTTGGGGGACGGGTGCACGCTGCTCCTCCAAGGGTTCACGGAGAGGAGGACAGCCCCATCATCTGCTCCATACCATGTACTGAGTCATGACAGCTTCTGTCCTTGCACCACCCAGCCCAGAGAATTGCTCATCTCTGCATGATGCCAGCCTTCAAAGGGTATAGTAGATACAAGATATGTCTTTAacagtcttttccttttcctccttctcctaGTGCCACTGACCTGTGCCTCCACCCCACCTCTACACTGCCATGGCCACGCTAGAGACGCTGCCCGTTCTTAGTGACCCAACTTACCCCAGTCCGGAGAACTTCCACAGTTTTGCTCCCCGGCCATCCCAGCCCATCTCCCAGAGCACCATGGGGAGTGTGGGCAGCGGAGTGGCCAATGACCAAGAGTTCGCCATGAAGAGCGTGGGGACCCGGACACAGAGCAGCAGTCGGCAGACAGAGGGGTCTCGCAACGGGTATTCCACGCGGGAGATCTCCAACCGCTACTCTGGTGAAGAGAAGACGTACAAGTCAGAGAAGGTCTCCAATTCCCTCTACATCAACGGTGACCTGCGCAAGAGTGAGAAGATGAAGATGGACATCTGTGGGAACGTGACCACCAACAATGAGAAGAACATGCCGCCTCCTCCCCAATACCGAGAGCCCAGTAACCCACCAAAGATATTGCCAATCTCCGGCAAACTAGACCAGGTGAGAATCCCCACCTCCTGGAGCAGCTTGATGACCGTGGCACATCTCTAACAACACAGACCAGGAAGCCTTGGGCAACGGTACAATCCTGACAGATAGTCTCATTCTTACTAAGTAGATGGCATCTTTTTTATGTACAGACAATGTAATTCTTACTGCTTTCTGAGGGAATGTTAGTTCTTGAGGAGCCCAGGAGCACGATCTCAAGTCTTCCACAGCTAAGTTTCCAGCTCATTTAAGCCTGTATTTAAGTCACTGGCTATTCCAGCCTCCCCAAGATGCTGTGCCTACCTCCCTGACTGATGGGGAGGGAGCTGGAGTCAGCTCAATTTCAGTAGGTCCAGCATCTGAGTCCCACCCTTACGCTTTGTGCCACTTATAGGCAATCTCCAACAGCCCACCGCCACCAAAAGCTGTTGCCTGAAAACATCTATAAGCATCCATTCAAATCACCAGTGCCCCTTGTGAAGGACAAGTTGACAAGGTTTGAGAACTACCCCTGTAAGCGTTATCGCCCACCCAAGCCCAGTCCTCGGTGCTCATATGGGCTTTGGGGAGTAAACAGCTCCCAGACCTGGAGGAGCAGAGCCCCAGAGCCAGCAGTGCTTTATACAGCCTGAAGCTCTGCTCCAGTGGCTTCTGTAATTTGTGTCCTGGGGACTGCCTTGCACAGTattatttctgcagcattttgtgGCCTTTTCTCCTGGATTGTTAATCTGCCAGCCCCTGTAGTCCATCTCAGTCCTGCAAGCCAGGCACCAGGTTTTTGGTTTCCAACCTTGCCTGCTCACCAGGGCTTATTCTGTTTCTCCTGGAAGGCATTTTCCAAACATCTTTGCTAACACCAAGCAGCTTCCTCTGGGATAATTCTCACCTGAAACCTAACCTGCAGTAGGGGAGACTCAATCCCATTTTGaggaaaattttgtttctgtagctgCATTTGCAGGGCAAGGAATGCACAAGGATTTAAAACCCTTTCTAAATCCTTTACAGCTGTGGTCCATTCTCCCCCCAGCATGGCTTATGCccacagaaaacacattcaAATGAAGAGCAGCTTCAACATGTTCCCTGCCCGGTGTTGCTGCTGGGGTCACAGCTCCTACCTACTCCTGTCCGAGCATTAGCAGGACATGATGTCCACACAAGGGAGAGATcgctgctggcaggagggaaaCGTGATGCTCCTGGGGCAAAATGGCTGCTAATCCAAGAGTTCAATTCAGTTTTCAGCAAAAGGGCAATGCACCCTCAAGGCTAGAAGTCCTTCAAAATATAATCTGTCAAAATCAAAAAGTTGTTTCGATCAGGTCTGGTAGGCAAGTGGTGACCCTCCTTCCTGCAAAGAGCACTAAGAGAACCCAAGGAGCATCCTAGGAAAAAATCACGGAGCTTTAGAGTGAgtcaagaaatttttttttttttcagctggggCAAGGGAAGACAAAGTGTTTCCTTATGAATGACCACAGGTCCCTCATGTAAAATCCCAGGTGGCCCAGGGTGTAAAAAGGTTGAGAAATACGGAGCTAGCCCAAGACGTCTTAGCTCCATCAGCCCCATCCTGTGCCGATGTGTCTCTTTTGTGTGTTGTTAACAAGCTTCCTGCTATGTTTGATGTGTggtcctttttccttttgcagagcAATGAGCCCTTAGTTAGACCCTCAGCCTTTAAACCAGTAGTTCCTAAAAACTTCCATTCCATGCAGAACCTCTGCCCGCCGCAGAGCAACGGGGtgacagagaacagaaagagcTTGAACCATGCCAACAGCAATAGCCCGTCCGCACCCAAAAGTGGACTCGACAAGAGCAGCCTTAACAGGACTACAAACCAAGTGGGGGGCCTTTCGGATTCAGGCCGTAACTCGTTAACGAGCCTGCCCACGTATGGGACAGGCTATAGCCAGCATGTGGGTCCAATGAGCGCCTCCACGAGCCACATCAACCGCATCGGTACGACCTACGTGGACAAGAACATCGTGGGATACAATGGGATATCTACCTCAGACAGCGGGCGGTCTTCGAGCAAGAGCACCTCTTCGTTCAACAGACTGAACCATCTAAACGAAACTATGCCTTTCCACTCGCCTTCAACAGATGACATCATCCAAGACCTGGAAGACCGGCTgtgggagaaggagcaggaggtCCTCCAAATGCGAAGGAACTTGGACAAAAGTGAGGCAGCCATCTTCCAAGTCTTtgaggagaagcagaagatCTGGGAGAGGGAGATGGAGGACCTGAGGCAAAACTATGCCAACAAATTGCAGCAGGTCTCCAAAAAGGCACAGCGGGCTCAACAGGCCTTGCAGCTCCAAATCTTCAAGctccagcaggagaaaaaaaaactccaGGATGACATGGGACAACTCCTCCAGCAACGAGAAGAGCTAGAGAAGAAATTTGTGGCTTTTAAGAAGGAGCAGGCTGAGTTTCTCCCGAAGATTGAAGAGACCAAGTGGGAGGTAAGAGCCTTGTCGTAGAAGACCTTGAGTGAGGTTTTCAGTGAGGGCCCCGGTAACCCGAAGCACCTCCCGTTTTCCCTAAGCGGACTCCCCAGGCAGTGGCTATGGGTTGGTGGCCTCCGGGTAACAGATGGCACTTCAGTCACCTCTTCATTTGTCTgtgccccaagcctgtagttttcaattaaattaaaatgagcACAACTTCTTGTGCACACCTCCTGTGCCGGTTAATAATTTGGCTTCACAGTCTGGTCACTCCAACCTGTGATACGTGAATCCAGTTTCAGAGAACACAGATCTTTCCATACAAGTATTAGTGCCTACCAAAAATGGGCTTAAgtctattttaattaaattcttctAACATCTGTGTTTGGGAAAACCTTGAAACCgcttttcaaatgtttaatttataatttttttacttaagataTAAAGCAAGTGAGCTAAGAATTATACCGATGGCCAAGTTTACCTCATGCTTTCCATTGTAACACGCTGTTTTCAGTTGTTAATAAATTTATCTCTCTTAAAAGGCTGAAAGGCCTCTTTCTAGTTCTCCTTTTGAGTCTTACAtacttttttctgctgtttctatttttagaacattttaTCAAAGTCTGTTTGTATAGCCAGTgctaacatattttttttttcagcttgattATGTGAAGAATTTTAATCCTTCCATGGACTGGCTAGAAACTTTAAGTTTATTAAGAGTGCAGAGGGAAAATGTAGCTCTAGAATCAGGAAGACCCGATTCTGCTAATCCTGATGGAAAGTCAATGAAGCTGGGATTAATTAGGTTCTGAAATGTGCTATTTGCAGATGTTTAGAAGAGCTTAAGAGAGGCTTGCTGTAAAATCTCTGCAAGTTACATCCCAGAACAAGCTGGCTGTATTGTCCCACATGATGCCTCCTtggccagctgctctgcccaggtCTTTTGTGTCTTCCAGCAAGTTAGGTCTGGAATATTCCCTGATTTTGCACCAGTAAAACTGCAGATGGGCTTCTGATTATTTGCTTCACTGCTATACTTCTGTCTGCATCAGTGATACCGATGTAAAGA comes from Falco naumanni isolate bFalNau1 chromosome 1, bFalNau1.pat, whole genome shotgun sequence and encodes:
- the LZTS3 gene encoding leucine zipper putative tumor suppressor 3 isoform X2, whose protein sequence is MATLETLPVLSDPTYPSPENFHSFAPRPSQPISQSTMGSVGSGVANDQEFAMKSVGTRTQSSSRQTEGSRNGYSTREISNRYSGEEKTYKSEKVSNSLYINGDLRKSEKMKMDICGNVTTNNEKNMPPPPQYREPSNPPKILPISGKLDQNLCPPQSNGVTENRKSLNHANSNSPSAPKSGLDKSSLNRTTNQVGGLSDSGRNSLTSLPTYGTGYSQHVGPMSASTSHINRIGTTYVDKNIVGYNGISTSDSGRSSSKSTSSFNRLNHLNETMPFHSPSTDDIIQDLEDRLWEKEQEVLQMRRNLDKSEAAIFQVFEEKQKIWEREMEDLRQNYANKLQQVSKKAQRAQQALQLQIFKLQQEKKKLQDDMGQLLQQREELEKKFVAFKKEQAEFLPKIEETKWEVCQKAGEISLLKQQLKDSQADVSQKLNEIVGLRTQLKEGKNFLREKEEQILTLKDSYSSKSVNLEICESELQRKMSEVQVLREKLNHCELEVSGLKRTLASMGPPGPFGGDLGEKLRDPLACESDEAKMQRQSEDSVNTLRKEVERLQTELKLERQQREQQVMDFEEERRTWQEEKEKVIKYQKQLQLNYVEMYQKNQLLEHKVNEMNTKATSPPHTEEKKPWTPSRLERIESTEI
- the LZTS3 gene encoding leucine zipper putative tumor suppressor 3 isoform X1; translation: MATLETLPVLSDPTYPSPENFHSFAPRPSQPISQSTMGSVGSGVANDQEFAMKSVGTRTQSSSRQTEGSRNGYSTREISNRYSGEEKTYKSEKVSNSLYINGDLRKSEKMKMDICGNVTTNNEKNMPPPPQYREPSNPPKILPISGKLDQSNEPLVRPSAFKPVVPKNFHSMQNLCPPQSNGVTENRKSLNHANSNSPSAPKSGLDKSSLNRTTNQVGGLSDSGRNSLTSLPTYGTGYSQHVGPMSASTSHINRIGTTYVDKNIVGYNGISTSDSGRSSSKSTSSFNRLNHLNETMPFHSPSTDDIIQDLEDRLWEKEQEVLQMRRNLDKSEAAIFQVFEEKQKIWEREMEDLRQNYANKLQQVSKKAQRAQQALQLQIFKLQQEKKKLQDDMGQLLQQREELEKKFVAFKKEQAEFLPKIEETKWEVCQKAGEISLLKQQLKDSQADVSQKLNEIVGLRTQLKEGKNFLREKEEQILTLKDSYSSKSVNLEICESELQRKMSEVQVLREKLNHCELEVSGLKRTLASMGPPGPFGGDLGEKLRDPLACESDEAKMQRQSEDSVNTLRKEVERLQTELKLERQQREQQVMDFEEERRTWQEEKEKVIKYQKQLQLNYVEMYQKNQLLEHKVNEMNTKATSPPHTEEKKPWTPSRLERIESTEI